AAATGTGTGGTATGTCTTCTTATTTTCTCGTTATTTTTGTTGTTGTACTGCAGGAATATTTGTGGCTTATTCCGTTCCTCACCGTCACTGGTTTCTAAAAGTCGTTGAAAATAACTACTGTGCTTCAAGAAGAGGTAAGCTCTCTTCTCTATCTCTCTCTTAAGATGTATACAGCCTTTCAATATATGTTTCATTCATTCGTGTAATAGATTCATTCCTTTTCAATACCATTGTCTGGTAAACTTTATGTGTATATATATAATCAATCCTGTTTCATCTACTATCAGTTATGATGTTTCCACCTTTGAGAACCTTGCCTTCAGAGCTTACCTCAGAGTTCAAATAGGTTATTGATCTTCTTTATCCTGTCTAATAAATTCACAGGTGGGGTTCGTTGCCTGTCAATTCTGAATGTTGTGTTTGCTATCATCTATTGTCTCCTCGCTATATTTCTCGGCTCAACCCTCCTGACACTAGGAAGCAGCTGTTCTATGCCATTGTTTTGGTGCTACGAAATATCTTCATGGGGTTTGGTAATCTTGTATGCTGGAACTGCTTTCTCCCTTAGAAGAAGAGCCGCTTTAACTATAGACGAAGGAGAGTTTGGTAACAGAAATCATCAGGGCTTGGAGATGCTTGAAGCCAATCCTTTGGTATTCACGCCAGAGGTTGAAAGACGAGTGAACGAGGGGTTTAAAGCATGGATGGGTCCATCTTTGTTATCATCTGATGAAGAAGAAGACGAACCCGAGTTTTACAACGAAGTTCCCAATGTCACAGCTCATACTCTCTCTAGCAGGCAAAGATCTTGAATATTGATTAGAAGAATATGAAGTATGACACTTTCTTAGACCTCCAAAGATGGGTTGCTTCAGAGTGTGCTCACCAAATTGTTGCCTCGGTTTATCTCATGTTTATGGACGGATCACGAGAAGATTGTAATCGGAAGATAAAATCAGAGCGGTTAGCAATGTCTTAGATGTAGATATTATTACATCGTCAAGAAGGGGCTTTGGTTCTGTCATTGACCAGTTGTTGGTCGCTTTTGATCGTGTTTACATCAGCTATTTCAGGAGGCTAGGCCAGCTTATTTGTGTTTTGAAACTCATTCATGGAAATTTAAAAGTTAATTTCTTGAGAAAAAGTATATTTTCACTATTTAATCAAATTGTAATCATGTCCAGAGTTGAAAAATCAACAATGTTACAAAAAGAAATCAAGAGAATGTTCATATATGGTATGGCCAAAAAAATCAAGAAGACGTACATATATTATGGCCAAAAAAATATTGAAGGCGAGAATGTTCCCTTCAGAGCTCTATGAACAAAAGCAGCCTTTTCTATCTGCAACTCTTTAGAAGGTAAGATGATGGGCTCTTGTAGCCGC
The DNA window shown above is from Brassica oleracea var. oleracea cultivar TO1000 chromosome C3, BOL, whole genome shotgun sequence and carries:
- the LOC106335470 gene encoding uncharacterized protein LOC106335470, whose protein sequence is MAIIGDALRQAFMPKQEYESLREEDRAWIKLQRPVLTSIVAFLCFVIFTCTVVSLRIVFPSNVLRRPFCSDVKVQPLPVYGKARDSDLFPGAFYLTDQETVDFYWMVVFVPSTMVFLVSSVYLVAGIFVAYSVPHRHWFLKVVENNYCASRRGGVRCLSILNVVFAIIYCLLAIFLGSTLLTLGSSCSMPLFWCYEISSWGLVILYAGTAFSLRRRAALTIDEGEFGNRNHQGLEMLEANPLVFTPEVERRVNEGFKAWMGPSLLSSDEEEDEPEFYNEVPNVTAHTLSSRQRS